A part of Streptomyces sp. NBC_01497 genomic DNA contains:
- the argB gene encoding acetylglutamate kinase, producing MSTRKHTALPKAQTLVEALPWLVRHNNKIVVVKFGGNAMVDDDLKAAFAQDVVFLRQAGLKPVVVHGGGPQISAQLDRHGLVSEFRAGLRVTTPEAMDVVRMVLAGQVQRELVGLLNAHGTHAVGLTGEDAHTLTATKHQPRIEGELVDIGRVGEISAIDTGLITTLLDDDRIPVVSSIARSADDHHVYNVNADTAAAALAVALGAEMLVVLTDVEGLYEDWPNSDDVISRLTATQLEKLLPELSSGMVPKMQGCLYAVRGGVATARVIDGRVPHSILLEIFTDEGIGTMVVPDGPAGRDASGAPHERGADATPGPGAPHTTGGDTQ from the coding sequence ATGAGCACACGCAAACACACCGCGCTCCCCAAGGCGCAGACCCTCGTCGAGGCGCTGCCCTGGCTGGTCCGGCACAACAACAAGATCGTCGTCGTCAAGTTCGGCGGCAACGCCATGGTCGACGACGACCTGAAGGCCGCGTTCGCGCAGGATGTCGTCTTCCTGCGGCAGGCCGGCCTCAAGCCGGTCGTCGTGCACGGCGGCGGACCCCAGATCAGCGCCCAGCTCGACCGGCACGGCCTGGTCAGCGAGTTCCGGGCGGGCCTGCGTGTCACCACGCCCGAGGCCATGGACGTCGTACGGATGGTGCTCGCGGGCCAGGTCCAGCGCGAGCTGGTCGGGCTGCTCAACGCACACGGCACGCACGCCGTCGGCCTCACCGGCGAGGACGCCCACACCCTCACCGCGACCAAGCACCAGCCGCGCATCGAGGGCGAACTGGTGGACATCGGCCGGGTGGGCGAGATCAGCGCGATCGACACGGGCCTGATCACCACGTTGCTGGACGACGACCGCATCCCGGTGGTCTCCTCCATCGCCCGCAGCGCCGACGACCACCACGTCTACAACGTCAACGCCGACACGGCCGCCGCCGCGCTCGCCGTCGCCCTCGGCGCGGAGATGCTCGTCGTCCTCACCGACGTCGAGGGCCTCTACGAGGACTGGCCGAACAGCGACGACGTCATCAGCCGCCTCACGGCGACCCAGTTGGAGAAGCTGCTGCCCGAACTCTCCAGCGGGATGGTGCCGAAGATGCAGGGCTGCCTGTACGCGGTGCGCGGCGGCGTGGCGACGGCGCGCGTCATCGACGGGCGGGTGCCGCACTCGATCCTGCTGGAGATCTTCACCGACGAGGGCATCGGCACGATGGTCGTACCGGACGGGCCGGCCGGCCGCGACGCATCCGGCGCGCCGCACGAGCGGGGCGCGGACGCCACCCCCGGCCCCGGCGCACCGCACACCACAGGAGGGGACACCCAGTGA
- a CDS encoding acetylornithine transaminase, protein MAVTGASGTTPTGAGEPAGNDALSRRWEAVMTDNYGTPGLSLVRGAGATVWDADGAAYTDFVGGIAVNALGHAHPAVIEAVSRQIASLGHVSNLFIAEPPVALAERLIQLSGRPGRVYFCNSGAEANEAAFKIGRLTGRRHMVATVGGFHGRTMGALALTGQEGKRAPFAPLPGEVTHVPFGDTDALRAAVTEETALVIIEPIQGELGVVVPPKGYLEAAREITRATGTLLVLDEVQTGVGRTGQWFEYQAHQGVEPDVVTLAKGLGGGLPLGATLAFGAAADLLKPGQHGTTFGGNPVACAAGLAVLDTLAADGALDHVKALGEKLREGIEGLGHPLVSHVRGAGLLLGIVLEEQLAPAVQRAAQDAGFLVNAPAPDVVRLMPPLIMGDGEADGFLRALPGVLDAALEAVRDAAAKNDGTGPGPN, encoded by the coding sequence ATCGCGGTCACCGGCGCGAGCGGGACCACGCCGACCGGCGCCGGCGAACCAGCCGGCAACGACGCGCTCTCCCGCCGGTGGGAGGCCGTCATGACCGACAACTACGGCACGCCCGGCCTGTCCCTCGTCCGCGGCGCGGGCGCGACCGTCTGGGACGCGGACGGCGCCGCGTACACGGACTTCGTCGGCGGCATCGCCGTCAACGCGCTCGGCCACGCGCACCCCGCCGTCATCGAGGCGGTGTCCCGGCAGATCGCCTCGCTCGGGCACGTCTCGAACCTCTTCATCGCCGAGCCGCCCGTCGCGCTGGCCGAACGGCTGATCCAGCTGTCGGGCCGCCCCGGCCGCGTGTACTTCTGCAACTCCGGTGCGGAGGCCAACGAGGCCGCGTTCAAGATCGGCCGGCTGACGGGCCGCCGGCACATGGTCGCGACGGTCGGCGGCTTCCACGGCCGGACCATGGGCGCGCTCGCGCTGACCGGCCAGGAGGGCAAGCGGGCACCGTTCGCGCCGCTGCCGGGCGAGGTCACGCACGTCCCGTTCGGTGACACCGACGCGCTGCGCGCGGCCGTCACCGAGGAGACAGCGCTCGTGATCATCGAGCCGATCCAGGGTGAGCTGGGCGTGGTCGTCCCGCCGAAGGGCTACCTGGAGGCGGCCCGCGAGATCACCCGCGCCACCGGCACCCTGCTCGTCCTCGACGAGGTGCAGACGGGCGTCGGCCGTACGGGCCAGTGGTTCGAGTACCAGGCCCACCAGGGCGTCGAGCCCGATGTCGTCACCCTCGCCAAGGGCCTCGGCGGGGGCCTGCCGCTCGGCGCGACCCTCGCGTTCGGCGCGGCGGCGGACCTGCTGAAGCCGGGTCAGCACGGTACGACGTTCGGCGGCAACCCGGTCGCCTGCGCCGCCGGGCTCGCGGTACTCGACACGCTCGCCGCGGACGGCGCGCTCGATCACGTGAAAGCTCTCGGCGAGAAACTCCGCGAGGGGATCGAGGGGCTCGGCCACCCGCTGGTGTCCCACGTCCGCGGTGCGGGCCTGCTCCTCGGTATCGTGCTGGAGGAGCAGCTCGCGCCGGCGGTGCAACGGGCGGCTCAGGACGCCGGTTTCCTGGTGAACGCGCCCGCCCCCGATGTCGTACGGCTGATGCCGCCGCTGATCATGGGGGACGGCGAGGCCGACGGATTCCTGCGGGCGCTGCCGGGCGTCCTGGACGCGGCCCTTGAGGCGGTACGGGACGCGGCGGCGAAGAACGACGGAACAGGGCCCGGTCCGAACTGA
- a CDS encoding arginine repressor — MSEPQQQGGPSLPQTRMARHRRIVDILGRQPVRSQSQLARLLADDGLTVTQATLSRDLDELGAVKIRNAGGELIYAVPSEGGFRTPHAPLGESVKEERMRRLAGELLISAEASANLVVLRTPPGAAQFLASAIDQAELGDVLGTIAGDDTLMLISRDPAGGQELAAHLLKLAEAGHEREARDR, encoded by the coding sequence ATGAGTGAGCCGCAGCAGCAGGGCGGTCCTTCGCTGCCCCAGACGAGAATGGCCCGGCACCGCCGGATCGTGGACATCCTGGGCAGGCAGCCGGTGCGCTCGCAGAGCCAGCTGGCGCGGCTGCTCGCGGACGACGGACTGACCGTCACCCAGGCCACGCTCTCCCGCGACCTGGACGAACTCGGCGCGGTCAAGATCCGCAACGCCGGAGGCGAACTCATCTACGCGGTACCCAGCGAGGGCGGCTTCCGCACCCCGCACGCCCCGCTGGGGGAGTCGGTCAAGGAGGAGCGCATGCGCCGCCTCGCCGGCGAACTCCTCATCTCGGCGGAGGCGTCCGCGAACCTCGTGGTGCTGCGGACGCCTCCGGGCGCGGCGCAGTTCCTGGCGTCCGCCATCGACCAGGCAGAACTCGGCGACGTGCTCGGCACGATCGCGGGCGACGACACGCTCATGCTCATCAGCCGGGACCCGGCGGGCGGCCAGGAACTCGCCGCCCACCTCCTGAAACTGGCCGAGGCGGGCCACGAGCGCGAGGCCCGCGACCGCTGA